From the Pedobacter cryoconitis genome, one window contains:
- a CDS encoding tyrosine-type recombinase/integrase, whose product MNFEEYLQQRGLKPVTVYQHRKYTSYFLAWLSGESLSLEQVSFKEILDYADQQKQENKGIGLVNRMLLAIRYYFSWLQEQNKVSYNPVAGIRLKGGLKTVPGGLLEKEELEALYESYAVKDDRSQRNKVILSLLVYQGLTSQELHQLKAEHIRLKEGKVYIPANEQTNSRTLKLEAFQIMELYEYIHVTRSKIFANRIAERSGRKPKVMKAAEQTSQLFISMNGCENIKNSLYHLNQALRRLNPKYKNAVQLRQSVITEWLKEKDLRTVQYMAGHKYVSSTERYQTSNLEDLKEALNKHHPLK is encoded by the coding sequence ATGAACTTTGAAGAATACTTACAACAGCGGGGCTTAAAACCGGTTACAGTTTACCAGCACCGGAAATATACGAGTTACTTTCTGGCCTGGCTTTCAGGTGAAAGTCTCAGTTTGGAACAGGTAAGCTTTAAGGAAATCCTTGATTATGCCGACCAGCAGAAACAGGAAAATAAAGGCATTGGCCTGGTGAACAGGATGCTGCTGGCGATCCGGTATTACTTCAGCTGGTTACAAGAACAAAACAAGGTTAGCTATAACCCGGTAGCAGGTATCCGGTTGAAAGGGGGCTTAAAAACTGTTCCCGGTGGTCTGCTGGAAAAAGAAGAACTGGAAGCTTTGTATGAAAGTTATGCGGTCAAAGATGACCGGAGCCAGCGCAATAAAGTGATCTTGTCTTTACTGGTCTACCAGGGTTTGACTAGTCAGGAACTGCATCAGCTAAAGGCAGAACATATCAGGTTAAAAGAAGGAAAGGTCTATATACCGGCAAATGAGCAGACCAACAGCAGGACGCTCAAACTGGAAGCCTTCCAGATCATGGAACTGTATGAATATATCCATGTGACCCGTTCTAAAATCTTTGCTAACAGAATAGCAGAACGATCCGGTAGAAAACCTAAAGTGATGAAAGCAGCCGAACAAACCAGTCAGTTGTTCATCAGTATGAATGGTTGTGAGAACATCAAAAACAGCTTATACCACCTGAACCAGGCTCTACGCAGGCTGAACCCTAAATATAAAAATGCAGTACAGCTTCGTCAAAGCGTGATTACCGAATGGCTGAAAGAAAAAGACTTACGGACAGTTCAATATATGGCAGGGCATAAATATGTGAGCAGTACCGAGCGCTATCAAACCAGTAACCTGGAAGACCTGAAAGAAGCTTTAAATAAACACCATCCACTCAAATAA